Proteins encoded together in one Undibacterium sp. CCC3.4 window:
- a CDS encoding alpha/beta hydrolase family protein, with protein sequence MNRTVRRALATAVLAAWAAASMAATAYQSAADIPVEVFFKRVDYRSLSLSPDGKTLAAVVPLKTRGNLILIDIATRKAQIITSSERFDVASLEWVGNKFLLFKVADGQDASGRFNYKGAYYYDVEQAQVQELESTNGDKKNAIHITSILSHEGGDSPIAMVTMNGRSREFEDVYRFNFKTRRHQFLSFDSPGRTSGWVLDTKDRPRIAIREELRVAQGQAQMTTYWHLPVNSDKWEKLFESSSYNDGVSYHILGFDNDDRTLYVASNRDGRDKMAVYKYDTTSKQFGAVVAEDAVFDVDGESADARLIRDPDPKNRRVYGLVYQGLTPTRVWFGESPNKAMSAAIDATLPASYNTIRISENGSKALVRASSDVDAGSYYFYDAEKKSLEFLLKERDWVVPALMAERKPIAFKARDGLPIYGYLTTPRHTEAKNLPLIVNVHGGPMVRGYHSESWGRWPEAQFFASRGYAVLELEPRGSVGSGRKNYLAGWKQWGGTMQDDLSDGALFLVQEGIVDKQRMGLLGGSYGGYASLQGMVKNPELWQCADASVAVSDLGLLQSVTWSDTAEAGDVATGGYFANEFGLWVGDAKADAALFELRSPARNAQRIRGPIMLSMGSDDRRVPLIHGEKMRDAMSQAGKSLDYKVYAEEGHGFNRDVSVFDLYRRGEKFFADCLKKK encoded by the coding sequence GTGAATCGAACAGTACGTCGCGCCCTTGCGACAGCGGTATTGGCGGCATGGGCAGCGGCGAGTATGGCCGCGACTGCGTATCAATCGGCCGCCGATATTCCGGTGGAAGTATTTTTCAAGCGCGTCGATTATCGTAGTTTGAGCTTATCGCCAGATGGGAAGACACTGGCGGCCGTGGTGCCATTAAAAACCCGCGGCAATTTGATTTTGATCGATATCGCCACACGCAAGGCGCAAATCATCACCAGTTCGGAGCGCTTCGATGTGGCTTCGCTGGAATGGGTAGGGAATAAATTTTTACTCTTTAAGGTGGCCGATGGCCAGGATGCCTCCGGTCGTTTCAATTACAAGGGTGCGTATTATTACGATGTCGAGCAAGCGCAGGTGCAGGAACTCGAGAGCACCAATGGCGATAAAAAAAATGCTATCCATATCACCAGCATTCTCAGTCATGAAGGCGGGGATTCACCGATTGCCATGGTGACGATGAATGGCCGTAGCCGCGAATTCGAAGATGTGTATCGATTCAATTTCAAAACCCGTCGCCATCAATTCCTCAGTTTTGATTCACCGGGGCGTACCAGCGGCTGGGTACTCGATACCAAAGATCGTCCGCGCATCGCCATCCGCGAAGAGTTGCGAGTAGCGCAAGGCCAAGCCCAAATGACGACTTACTGGCATTTGCCAGTCAATTCCGATAAATGGGAAAAATTGTTTGAGTCATCGAGTTACAACGATGGCGTCAGCTACCATATTCTCGGCTTTGATAATGATGACCGCACCCTCTACGTCGCGAGCAATCGTGATGGCCGAGACAAAATGGCGGTGTATAAATACGATACCACGAGCAAGCAATTTGGTGCAGTGGTGGCCGAGGATGCGGTGTTTGATGTCGACGGCGAATCGGCCGATGCACGCCTGATACGCGATCCCGATCCGAAAAATCGGCGCGTCTATGGTCTGGTGTATCAAGGCTTGACACCGACACGGGTGTGGTTCGGTGAGAGTCCGAATAAGGCCATGTCTGCCGCCATCGATGCCACGTTACCAGCGAGTTACAACACCATCCGCATCAGTGAAAACGGTAGTAAGGCTTTGGTACGCGCGAGTTCGGATGTGGATGCGGGCAGCTATTATTTCTATGATGCGGAAAAAAAATCGCTGGAGTTTTTACTCAAGGAACGCGATTGGGTGGTGCCGGCCCTGATGGCTGAGCGCAAACCGATCGCCTTCAAAGCGCGCGATGGCCTGCCGATTTACGGTTACCTGACTACGCCGCGCCATACTGAAGCCAAAAATCTGCCGCTGATTGTCAACGTCCATGGCGGCCCGATGGTACGCGGCTACCATAGCGAATCATGGGGACGCTGGCCGGAAGCGCAATTTTTCGCCTCGCGCGGCTATGCGGTGTTGGAATTAGAACCACGCGGCTCGGTCGGTTCTGGGCGAAAAAATTACTTGGCTGGCTGGAAGCAATGGGGTGGCACCATGCAAGACGATCTCTCCGACGGGGCCTTGTTCCTGGTCCAAGAAGGGATAGTCGATAAGCAGAGGATGGGACTGTTGGGCGGCAGTTATGGCGGCTATGCATCATTACAAGGGATGGTAAAAAATCCTGAGCTCTGGCAATGCGCCGATGCCAGTGTGGCAGTCTCCGATTTGGGCTTATTGCAAAGTGTCACTTGGTCTGACACGGCCGAAGCCGGTGATGTGGCGACCGGCGGTTATTTTGCCAATGAATTCGGCTTATGGGTGGGCGATGCCAAGGCCGATGCCGCGCTGTTCGAATTGCGTTCGCCTGCCAGAAATGCCCAGCGCATCCGTGGACCGATTATGTTGAGCATGGGTTCGGATGATCGCCGCGTACCCTTGATTCATGGAGAAAAAATGCGTGATGCGATGAGCCAAGCCGGTAAGTCACTCGACTATAAAGTGTATGCCGAGGAAGGCCATGGTTTCAATCGTGATGTCAGCGTGTTTGATTTATATCGTCGCGGTGAAAAATTCTTTGCCGACTGTTTGAAGAAGAAATAA
- a CDS encoding multidrug effflux MFS transporter, translating into MDTPARRPVPVLFLLGALCALGPLALDLYLPAAAALALEFGAERPVVAWSVVSYLLGMVFGQLLYGPFSDRYGRKPPLQVGLLIYTVAALGCMLVDRADGFIALRGLQGLGACAGMVIARAVVRDLSSGAAAARLFSQLMLVVSAAPLLAPSLGAFLLQYGGWRALFGVMAGFGWLCLLAVRCAMTESLPPERRLPASWRLAFRNYGLLMRDEQFLGYTICNGLVQAGMYAYIAVSAPLFIEEYGLSPAQYGVLFAVNSLGMIVAAQVNVQLIKHYALSNIVSNTLVFLLALVLLGMLTLSDGTRLPLPVLLGGLFCFLSCIGLIAPNAAALALAAHGARAGTASALMGTLLFAIGAGCGIVVSLSDAGADAALREAIVIVTIAAAALDCWMRWPGVTPPHA; encoded by the coding sequence ATGGATACGCCTGCTCGACGCCCCGTCCCCGTACTTTTTTTGCTCGGTGCCCTGTGCGCGCTCGGCCCGCTGGCACTCGATTTGTACTTACCGGCCGCCGCTGCCTTGGCGCTTGAGTTCGGTGCTGAGCGGCCGGTCGTCGCGTGGTCGGTGGTCAGTTATTTGCTCGGCATGGTTTTCGGTCAATTGTTGTATGGTCCGTTCAGCGACCGCTACGGCCGCAAACCGCCGCTGCAAGTCGGCTTGCTGATCTATACCGTGGCGGCGCTCGGCTGCATGCTGGTCGACCGTGCCGACGGCTTCATTGCCTTACGTGGCTTGCAAGGACTCGGTGCCTGCGCCGGCATGGTGATTGCGCGTGCGGTGGTGCGCGATCTCAGCAGCGGTGCCGCGGCGGCACGGCTGTTTTCACAACTGATGTTGGTCGTCAGCGCGGCACCCTTATTGGCCCCATCGCTTGGTGCTTTCTTGCTGCAGTATGGCGGCTGGCGCGCTTTGTTCGGTGTCATGGCCGGTTTCGGATGGCTTTGTCTGTTGGCGGTACGCTGTGCGATGACAGAAAGCTTGCCGCCCGAACGACGGCTGCCAGCGAGCTGGCGTTTAGCGTTTCGCAATTACGGCCTGCTCATGCGCGATGAGCAATTTCTTGGCTATACCATTTGTAATGGCTTGGTGCAGGCCGGCATGTATGCTTACATCGCCGTGTCGGCACCGCTGTTCATCGAGGAGTATGGCCTGAGCCCGGCGCAGTACGGCGTCTTGTTTGCCGTCAATTCACTCGGCATGATCGTGGCGGCGCAAGTCAATGTGCAATTGATCAAGCACTATGCATTGAGCAACATCGTCTCGAACACGCTGGTGTTTTTGCTCGCCTTGGTCTTGCTCGGCATGCTGACGCTGAGCGATGGGACCCGCTTGCCACTGCCCGTGCTGCTCGGTGGTTTGTTCTGTTTTCTCAGTTGCATAGGCTTGATCGCTCCCAATGCCGCCGCGCTGGCGCTGGCCGCACATGGCGCACGTGCCGGTACCGCCTCGGCCTTGATGGGCACATTATTATTCGCCATCGGTGCCGGCTGCGGCATCGTGGTCAGCCTGTCCGACGCCGGCGCGGACGCTGCTTTGCGGGAGGCGATCGTTATTGTCACGATTGCTGCTGCCGCGCTCGATTGTTGGATGCGCTGGCCGGGCGTCACGCCTCCTCATGCTTGA